In a single window of the Salmo trutta chromosome 23, fSalTru1.1, whole genome shotgun sequence genome:
- the LOC115160204 gene encoding piggyBac transposable element-derived protein 4-like, producing the protein MARNTTPPNARPQPAPRRGPDFSAAQVLEQIASSVDREDEEDFCDSEEEDVSEDEDGEEYDPEQRDREPEPEREDPAAAAAAAVRGRRETLLSKNGKIKWSSAAYRGPDLPRAVRHPGPAVTPGPTAYAASRALDIESTFRLFVTPAIERIVVDMTNLQGVRKYGDGWRPMDSVDLRAYLGLLILAGVYRSRGEAAASLWDAESGRTVFQATMPLKVFHKYSRLLRFDDRRTRPARLAADRLAAIREVWDLWQERLPALYNPGSDLTVDEQLVPFRGRCPFRQYIPSKPAKYGIKSWVACDAKSSYAWKMQVYTGKAAGGAPEKNQGARVVLDLTQGLPAGHNVTCDNFFTSYELGQRLLERNLTVVGTVRKNKPELPPALLQSKGRQVSSSRFAFTPTATLVSYLAKRNKNMLLLSTLHTEADVSDRRDRKPALILDYNRNKGGVDNLDKVVGTYSCRRMTARWPLVIFHNILDVSSYNAFVIWREIKPDWLPRKRNKRRMFLEQLGKALVKPLIQRRQRLPRTEAASTLVKVLQGADRDAAPPPARERAAGPDAAPLVASKRKRCQLCPPKKDAKTHTACCRCKKYICKGCSHAYCHTCALWAFIRDGTG; encoded by the exons ATGGCGAGGAATACGACCCCGCCGAACGCGAGGCCCCAGCCGGCGCCTCGCCGCGGTCCCGATTTCAGCGCGGCTCAGGTCCTGGAACAGATAGCCTCCAGCGTCGACCGAGAAGACGAAGAAGACTTTTGCGATTCCGAAGAGGAGGACGTTTCGGAAGACGAAGACGGCGAGGAATACGACCCCGAAC agcgagacagagagccagagccagagcgagaggacCCGGCGGCGGCGGCGGCGGCGGCCGTCCGAGGCCGAAGGGAGACGTTGCTGTCAAAAAACGGCAAAATCAAATGGTCCTCCGCGGCCTATCGCGGCCCGGACCTGCCCCGCGCCGTCCGCCACCCCGGCCCCGCGGTGACGCCCGGCCCTACGGCCTACGCGGCGTCGCGCGCGCTCGACATCGAGTCCACCTTCCGGCTGTTTGTCACGCCGGCGATAGAAAGGATCGTCGTGGACATGACCAATCTGCAGGGGGTGAGAAAATACGGCGACGGCTGGCGACCCATGGACTCGGTCGACCTGCGCGCCTACCTAGGGCTGCTAATCCTAGCGGGCGTCTACAGGTCCCGGGGCGAGGCCGCGGCCAGCTTGTGGGACGCGGAGAGCGGCAGGACCGTGTTCCAAGCCACCATGCCGCTCAAGGTCTTTCACAAGTACTCGAGGCTGCTGCGATTCGACGACCGCCGGACGAGACCCGCGAGACTCGCCGCCGACAGactggcggccataagagaggtctgggaccTGTGGCAGGAGCGGCTGCCGGCCCTCTACAACCCGGGGTCCGACTTGACGGTGGACGAACAACTGGTCCCGTTCAGAG GGCGCTGTCCTTTCCGACAGTACATCCCCAGCAAGCCGGCCAAATACGGCATCAAGTCGTGGGTGGCCTGCGACGCCAagtccagctacgcttggaagatgcaagtctacaccggTAAGGCGGCCGGCGGAGCCCCCGAGAAGAACCAGGGCGCCCGCGTCGTCCTCGATCTCACGCAGGGGCTGCCCGCTGGTCACAACGTCACCTGCGACAACTTCTTCACCTCCTACGAACTCGGCCAGCGGCTCCTCGAGAGGAACCTCACCGTGGTCGGCACGGTGCGAAAGAACAAGCCCGAGCTCCCTCCCGCGCTGCTCCAGtcaaagggcagacaggtctcgtCCTCCAGGTTCGCCTTCACGCCCACCGCCACTCTGGTGTCCTACCTGGCAAAGAGAAATAAGAACATGCTGCTCCTGAGCACGCTGCACACGGAGGCCGACGTCAGCGATCGCCGCGACCGGAAGCCGGCCCTCATCCTAGACTACAACCGCAACAAGGGTGGCGTGGACAACCTAGACAAGGTGGTCGGCACCTACAGCTGCAgacggatgactgcccgctggcccctggtcatcttccacaaCATCCTCGACGTGTCCTCCTACAACGCCTTTGTCATATGGCGAGAGATCAAGCCCGACTGGTTGCCTCggaagcggaacaagaggaggatGTTCCttgagcagctgggaaaggcacttgtcaAGCCCTTGATACAAAGAAGGCAGCGTCTCCCCCGCACCGAAGCCGCGTCCACGCTCGTCAAAGTCCTGCAGGGTGCCGACCGCGACGCCGCTCCTCCGCCGGCCCGGGAGCGCGCCGCCGGCCCGGACGCCGCCCCGCTAGTGGCCAGCAAGAGGAAGAGGTGTCAGCTCTGCCCGCCCAAGAAGGACGCCAAGACACACACGGCGTGCTGCAGGTgtaagaaatacatctgcaaaggctGTTCGCACGCCTACTGTCACACTTGTGCCCTTTGGGCCTTTATCCGAGACGGGACAGGGTGA